Proteins from a single region of Candidatus Zixiibacteriota bacterium:
- a CDS encoding sigma-70 family RNA polymerase sigma factor: MQTFDVWDKTPLGWRPADGWTGEWRAWFRAPGRDDGQRRHRVRLIQEHVRNAVAKLPILERRIIEGHYFDGHSLSQLADEIGLPKTRIQVLYRRGLGRLRTALADFVVATFGIRAVILPDCPICHAAWRGTAEDLLDEKTPEITWGELARRLERAVGWTPTTIQVVIGHQKRHRAYAVEGVSGTGLDSIRAINSEEVPW; this comes from the coding sequence CGGCCGACGGCTGGACCGGGGAATGGAGGGCTTGGTTTCGGGCACCCGGGCGTGATGATGGCCAACGGCGTCATCGGGTGAGGCTCATTCAGGAGCACGTGCGCAACGCCGTGGCCAAGTTGCCGATCCTGGAGCGGCGTATTATCGAGGGACATTACTTCGATGGTCATTCCCTGTCGCAACTGGCGGATGAGATCGGTTTGCCCAAAACGAGGATCCAGGTGTTGTACCGTCGTGGACTCGGTCGCCTGCGCACGGCGCTCGCCGACTTCGTCGTGGCGACGTTTGGAATCCGAGCGGTGATTCTCCCCGATTGCCCCATCTGCCACGCGGCTTGGCGAGGAACCGCTGAAGATCTGCTTGATGAGAAGACACCCGAGATCACGTGGGGTGAGCTGGCACGTCGTCTCGAACGGGCGGTCGGTTGGACGCCGACAACGATCCAAGTGGTGATCGGTCATCAGAAGCGTCATCGCGCCTACGCGGTAGAGGGAGTGAGTGGCACCGGCTTGGACTCGATTCGTGCCATAAACTCAGAGGAGGTCCCGTGGTGA